One stretch of Thermococcus sp. 21S9 DNA includes these proteins:
- a CDS encoding phosphoglycolate phosphatase: MRIKAISLDIDGTITYRDRTLSIDALKAIRLAERLGVPVMLVTGNSVPFAEAAAVFIGTSGPVIAEDGGALSLKGEGTMRKRVFLTDMDEEWILWSELKKRHPEAELSYSTMERKAGLVLRRTVPVEAVREIIEELGLNLVAVDSGFAIHVKKPWINKGTGIEKACEFLGIKPDEVAHVGDGENDLDAFRVVGYRVAIAQAPESLKQKADYVTRKPYGDGGAEAIIHILKKFGYLGEDDENPLGDP, encoded by the coding sequence ATGAGGATTAAGGCGATATCCCTCGACATAGACGGCACGATAACGTACCGCGACAGAACGCTGAGCATCGACGCCCTGAAGGCCATAAGGCTCGCCGAGAGGCTCGGCGTTCCGGTAATGCTGGTCACAGGGAACTCCGTTCCATTCGCTGAAGCCGCGGCCGTTTTCATAGGAACGAGCGGGCCGGTTATAGCTGAAGACGGCGGGGCGCTCTCGCTGAAGGGCGAGGGAACGATGAGGAAGCGCGTTTTTCTAACGGATATGGACGAGGAGTGGATTCTGTGGAGCGAGCTGAAGAAACGCCATCCAGAGGCCGAGCTGAGCTACTCGACGATGGAGCGGAAGGCAGGTCTCGTCCTGAGGAGAACGGTTCCCGTTGAGGCTGTCAGGGAAATCATAGAGGAGTTGGGGCTTAACCTGGTGGCGGTTGATTCGGGCTTCGCAATCCACGTGAAGAAGCCGTGGATTAACAAGGGAACAGGAATAGAGAAGGCTTGCGAGTTTCTCGGGATAAAGCCCGACGAAGTTGCCCACGTCGGTGACGGTGAGAACGACCTCGATGCCTTTAGAGTTGTCGGCTACCGCGTTGCCATCGCCCAGGCCCCCGAGAGCCTCAAGCAGAAAGCTGACTACGTTACCAGGAAGCCCTACGGGGACGGCGGGGCTGAGGCGATAATCCACATCCTCAAGAAGTTCGGCTACCTGGGTGAGGACGATGAGAATCCGCTGGGCGACCCTTGA
- a CDS encoding GNAT family N-acetyltransferase: MRIRWATLDDIRGIVELHTAGENVSGTLYERYSAGGPWMAVETLAIHLNNLLLDDQLVAVAELNGKVVGEVEVLFSEEPINWEIRRIGHVDLIEVHPDYRRKGVGRALMEFVEDVARERGVEMLTVQPEKEAEGFYRRLGFDMKPFEGTTVWVPLKGEGKTEPSVFSWDDVKELELVAGRFQSSYSMYFSAFKDSLAGIHYTVESGRVGESYYALRNLPGRDGVAVLLWGRVEDLKPLLGRARALGFKRALTALPGEVESFGAEKIRKIKILTKELT, from the coding sequence ATGAGAATCCGCTGGGCGACCCTTGACGACATTAGAGGAATCGTTGAGCTCCACACCGCTGGAGAAAATGTAAGCGGTACCCTCTACGAGCGCTACTCTGCTGGAGGCCCCTGGATGGCCGTTGAGACCCTCGCGATTCACCTCAACAACCTCCTGCTCGATGACCAGCTTGTTGCGGTGGCGGAGCTCAACGGAAAGGTTGTCGGCGAAGTGGAAGTGCTATTCTCAGAGGAGCCAATCAACTGGGAAATCAGGAGGATAGGGCACGTTGACCTCATAGAGGTTCACCCCGATTACAGGAGAAAAGGCGTAGGCAGGGCGCTGATGGAGTTCGTTGAGGACGTTGCGAGGGAAAGAGGAGTGGAGATGCTGACGGTTCAGCCTGAAAAGGAAGCGGAGGGCTTCTACCGTCGCCTTGGGTTTGATATGAAACCCTTTGAGGGGACTACCGTGTGGGTTCCATTGAAGGGGGAGGGAAAGACAGAACCCTCTGTCTTTAGCTGGGATGACGTTAAAGAGCTTGAGCTCGTCGCGGGTCGTTTTCAGAGCTCGTACAGCATGTATTTCTCTGCGTTTAAGGACAGCCTCGCGGGGATACACTACACTGTCGAGTCCGGAAGGGTTGGGGAGTCCTACTACGCGCTCAGGAACTTGCCTGGCAGGGATGGGGTTGCGGTTCTCCTCTGGGGTAGGGTCGAGGACCTCAAGCCCCTTCTCGGGAGGGCAAGGGCTCTCGGATTCAAACGGGCTCTAACGGCCCTTCCAGGAGAAGTTGAAAGCTTTGGTGCCGAAAAAATACGAAAAATCAAAATACTCACGAAGGAGCTCACCTGA
- a CDS encoding M20 family metallopeptidase, whose protein sequence is MNPIEEAEKIKDQIIAWRRDFHMWPELKYEEERTSKIVEENLREWGYKIKRVGTGIIADIGEGEKTIALRADMDALPIQEENDVPYKSRVPGKMHACGHDAHTAMLLGAGKIIAEHIEEFNGRVRLIFQPAEEGGNGALKMIEGGALDGVDVIFGFHVWMELPSGVIGIRDGPFLAGAGFFTIKFRGLGGHGAYPHFARDPIPAGAEAVMALQTIVSRNVSPFETAVVSVTAFNAGTAHNVIPEEAELKGTFRFYNEEVGKLIEKRIEEIISGIARAHNLESKSEIVELVPPTINHKEMADFARTVAEKYGFRHGEVPPSMGAEDFSYYLQRVPGAFLALGIRNEEKGIIYPAHHPRFDVDEDVLHLGTAMEVALAKEFLR, encoded by the coding sequence ATGAACCCGATTGAGGAAGCCGAGAAGATTAAGGACCAGATAATAGCCTGGCGCAGGGACTTCCACATGTGGCCAGAACTTAAGTACGAGGAGGAGAGGACCTCGAAGATTGTGGAGGAGAACCTCCGCGAGTGGGGTTATAAGATAAAGCGCGTTGGAACTGGGATAATAGCCGACATCGGCGAGGGCGAGAAAACCATAGCGTTACGTGCAGATATGGACGCGTTGCCGATTCAGGAGGAGAACGACGTCCCCTACAAGTCCCGCGTTCCCGGAAAGATGCACGCCTGCGGTCATGACGCCCATACGGCCATGCTCCTCGGAGCAGGAAAGATAATCGCCGAGCACATCGAGGAGTTCAACGGCAGGGTCAGGCTAATATTCCAGCCCGCCGAGGAGGGCGGAAACGGGGCCTTGAAGATGATTGAGGGAGGCGCCCTTGACGGTGTTGATGTAATCTTTGGCTTCCACGTGTGGATGGAACTGCCGAGCGGAGTCATTGGAATCCGCGACGGTCCTTTCCTGGCAGGGGCAGGGTTCTTCACGATAAAGTTCAGGGGCCTTGGGGGACACGGAGCTTACCCACACTTCGCAAGGGACCCCATTCCAGCGGGAGCTGAAGCAGTGATGGCACTCCAGACAATCGTTAGCAGGAACGTGTCGCCCTTCGAGACCGCAGTGGTCAGCGTCACAGCCTTCAACGCGGGAACGGCGCACAACGTAATCCCCGAGGAGGCCGAACTTAAAGGAACCTTCAGGTTCTACAACGAGGAAGTCGGAAAGCTCATCGAGAAGAGGATTGAAGAGATAATTTCGGGCATAGCGAGGGCCCACAACCTTGAGAGCAAGAGCGAGATTGTTGAACTCGTTCCGCCGACCATCAACCACAAGGAAATGGCTGACTTCGCAAGGACGGTGGCAGAAAAGTACGGATTCAGGCATGGAGAGGTTCCGCCCTCAATGGGTGCAGAGGACTTTTCGTACTACCTCCAGCGTGTCCCCGGAGCCTTCCTCGCCCTCGGAATCAGAAACGAGGAAAAGGGAATAATCTATCCGGCACACCACCCGAGGTTCGACGTTGATGAGGACGTCCTTCACCTCGGTACCGCGATGGAAGTGGCGCTCGCCAAGGAGTTCCTCAGGTGA
- a CDS encoding 50S ribosomal protein L37ae, translating into MGRTVKVGSAGRFGPRYGLKIRRRVAAVEAKMKQKHVCPVCGRKAVRRISTGIWQCQKCGATFAGGAYLPTTPAGKVAKRVVASKA; encoded by the coding sequence ATGGGAAGGACTGTTAAGGTTGGTTCAGCCGGAAGGTTCGGTCCGAGGTACGGTCTCAAGATTAGAAGAAGGGTCGCGGCCGTTGAGGCCAAGATGAAGCAGAAGCACGTTTGTCCCGTCTGCGGAAGGAAGGCCGTCAGGAGGATAAGCACCGGCATATGGCAGTGCCAGAAGTGCGGTGCCACCTTCGCCGGCGGTGCCTACCTGCCGACCACTCCGGCAGGAAAGGTCGCGAAGCGCGTTGTCGCTTCCAAGGCCTGA
- a CDS encoding DNA-directed RNA polymerase subunit P, with the protein MVVAVYRCAKCGKEVELDLATTREVRCPYCGSKILYKPRPRVARRVKAI; encoded by the coding sequence ATGGTAGTTGCCGTCTACCGCTGTGCCAAGTGCGGTAAGGAGGTCGAGCTCGACCTCGCCACGACCAGAGAGGTCCGCTGTCCCTACTGCGGAAGCAAGATACTCTACAAGCCCCGCCCGAGGGTCGCGAGAAGGGTTAAGGCCATCTGA
- a CDS encoding ribosomal biogenesis protein translates to MMLITTSHRPTRRTRSFGHDLEKVFPNSLYLTRGKKTIQDLLMEAYDRNYERLLIINVWKGNPLKMTFIKVDPEDWGYLGYLYLHGIKLQREIGFRDIRPIREEMPFVVTTAKRVGIDHTAFAQAFAELTGGKFVPRGNKSLQTIADKNNTDVIGVIENYPRGMAVNFYRFDVTKDRPVGPLILVKIWIMEDGRRWDYKEALLRKSGQSRE, encoded by the coding sequence ATGATGCTGATAACGACTTCCCACAGACCGACGAGGAGGACGAGAAGCTTCGGCCACGACCTGGAAAAGGTCTTTCCCAACTCGCTCTACCTGACCAGGGGAAAGAAGACCATCCAAGACCTTCTCATGGAGGCTTACGACAGGAACTACGAACGACTTCTGATAATCAACGTCTGGAAGGGCAACCCGCTCAAGATGACTTTCATCAAGGTTGACCCCGAGGATTGGGGCTACCTTGGCTACCTCTACCTCCACGGCATCAAGCTCCAGCGTGAAATCGGTTTTAGGGACATCAGGCCAATCCGCGAGGAGATGCCCTTCGTCGTAACCACAGCCAAGCGCGTTGGAATAGACCATACGGCCTTCGCCCAGGCCTTCGCCGAGCTTACCGGCGGAAAATTTGTGCCGAGGGGTAACAAGAGCCTCCAGACGATAGCGGACAAGAACAACACGGACGTAATCGGCGTAATCGAGAACTACCCGAGGGGAATGGCCGTAAACTTCTACCGCTTTGACGTTACAAAAGACAGGCCCGTTGGGCCGTTAATCCTCGTGAAAATCTGGATTATGGAGGACGGGCGGAGATGGGACTACAAGGAAGCCCTTCTGAGGAAGTCTGGCCAATCGAGGGAGTGA
- the pcc1 gene encoding KEOPS complex subunit Pcc1 — translation MGLQGSPSEEVWPIEGVIELAFPDEETARVVYESVLYEHKTVPYRRSRIDFLLDGRRIVIQFLAKDNSALRGTLNSYLRWIKVAMDSLEV, via the coding sequence ATGGGACTACAAGGAAGCCCTTCTGAGGAAGTCTGGCCAATCGAGGGAGTGATTGAGCTCGCCTTTCCCGACGAGGAAACGGCCAGGGTTGTCTATGAGAGCGTCCTCTACGAGCACAAGACCGTCCCTTACAGGCGGAGCAGGATTGATTTCCTTCTCGATGGGAGGAGAATAGTAATCCAATTTTTGGCTAAAGACAACTCGGCCTTACGGGGAACGCTGAACTCCTACCTCAGGTGGATTAAGGTCGCGATGGATTCTCTGGAAGTTTAA
- a CDS encoding prefoldin subunit beta, translating to MQGIPPQVQSMLAQLESYQQQLQLLVQQKQKVQLELNEAKKALEEIEKLPDDAVVYKTVGTLIVKTDKAKAVEELKEKVETLEVRLSALERQEKKLNEKLKELTAKIQSSLRPTAG from the coding sequence ATGCAGGGTATCCCGCCACAGGTTCAGTCTATGCTGGCCCAGCTTGAGAGCTACCAGCAGCAGCTTCAGCTTCTCGTCCAGCAGAAGCAGAAGGTCCAGCTCGAACTCAACGAGGCCAAGAAGGCCCTTGAGGAGATTGAAAAGCTCCCTGACGACGCGGTCGTCTACAAGACCGTTGGAACGCTCATCGTCAAGACCGACAAGGCCAAGGCCGTAGAGGAGCTCAAGGAGAAGGTCGAAACCCTTGAAGTCCGCCTCAGTGCCCTTGAGAGGCAGGAGAAGAAGCTCAACGAGAAGCTCAAAGAGCTTACAGCCAAGATACAGAGCTCGCTCCGCCCGACGGCGGGCTGA
- a CDS encoding DUF3194 domain-containing protein: protein MGRRGVINIGLPELSEEQLIEIGELAQRVIIKHVFDALNRSDVKDIEVTTRINREETLNLEIEVYLEVPVFVKVDVERLIDEALEKAYDAVERKLREIANEGKAQA from the coding sequence ATGGGGCGGAGGGGCGTTATTAACATTGGTCTTCCAGAGCTGAGCGAAGAACAGCTCATCGAAATAGGAGAGCTGGCCCAGAGGGTCATAATAAAGCACGTCTTCGACGCCCTCAACAGGAGCGACGTCAAGGACATTGAGGTGACCACGAGGATAAACCGGGAAGAAACGCTCAACCTCGAAATCGAGGTCTACCTCGAAGTGCCTGTCTTCGTCAAGGTGGACGTCGAGAGGCTGATTGACGAGGCCCTCGAGAAGGCCTACGACGCTGTGGAGAGAAAGCTGAGGGAGATTGCTAATGAAGGGAAAGCTCAAGCTTAG
- a CDS encoding bifunctional oligoribonuclease/PAP phosphatase NrnA has protein sequence MKGKLKLRRFLERSRDKSYLLLCHHNADPDSLGSAIAFARYLKFIGVERVRIGVAQSVSSYAKRLLTLSPVPVEKNPAVEEDVVVIFDTSSLEQLEPIEIPKGKTVILIDHHVEKERPIKADIAVVDSSRTSTAEIVWELFKYLGFADEESARALLAGIVTDTANFRFANAKTFKAVSEILERFPLQMGEVFSLVAPASDENTDNARRMAVLKACQRLEIRKFRKYIIAVSKVSAYESYACKVFLQLGADIAIVGSEKKGVRISARAKESLVKKGLHLGKIMEKVGPVIEGSGGGHAGAAGANGRANLDKAIKLILKEIENFLRENG, from the coding sequence ATGAAGGGAAAGCTCAAGCTTAGGCGCTTTCTCGAGCGCTCGCGGGATAAATCTTACCTCCTCCTCTGCCACCACAACGCCGACCCCGATTCCCTTGGCTCGGCGATAGCCTTCGCCCGCTATCTCAAGTTTATCGGCGTTGAGAGGGTCAGGATAGGCGTTGCCCAGAGTGTTTCCTCCTACGCGAAAAGGCTTTTGACGCTCTCGCCCGTCCCCGTTGAGAAAAACCCGGCCGTTGAGGAAGACGTCGTCGTAATCTTCGACACCTCCTCCCTCGAACAGCTCGAACCGATTGAGATTCCGAAGGGGAAGACGGTAATCCTGATTGACCATCACGTCGAGAAGGAGAGACCGATTAAGGCCGACATAGCGGTTGTTGACTCCTCAAGGACATCAACCGCCGAAATCGTGTGGGAGCTGTTCAAGTACCTCGGCTTTGCCGACGAGGAAAGCGCGAGGGCTCTCTTGGCGGGAATCGTTACCGACACGGCCAACTTCCGCTTCGCGAACGCGAAGACCTTCAAAGCGGTGAGCGAGATACTGGAGAGGTTTCCGCTCCAGATGGGGGAGGTATTTTCCCTCGTTGCCCCTGCCAGCGACGAAAACACCGACAACGCCCGGAGGATGGCCGTCCTAAAGGCCTGCCAGAGGCTCGAAATCAGGAAGTTCAGGAAGTACATCATCGCCGTCTCAAAGGTCTCGGCATACGAATCCTACGCCTGCAAGGTCTTCCTCCAGCTTGGGGCCGACATAGCGATAGTCGGAAGCGAGAAGAAGGGCGTTAGGATTTCTGCAAGGGCCAAAGAGAGCCTCGTGAAGAAGGGCCTCCACCTCGGGAAAATCATGGAGAAGGTCGGGCCCGTCATTGAAGGCTCTGGCGGTGGCCACGCCGGGGCCGCAGGGGCAAACGGAAGGGCCAACCTTGATAAGGCCATAAAGCTAATCCTCAAGGAGATTGAGAATTTCCTCAGGGAGAACGGGTGA
- a CDS encoding Trm112 family protein produces the protein MAKCPLCGKPLDWGELIEQMLSLENAKEMLKDREKFIEAVEEFAFKCPHCGEEFYGKYLPREEAEKVFELLNEFKGSIDWENKRVRLRLNSLLALDKMLENWDRKMKG, from the coding sequence ATGGCGAAGTGCCCGCTGTGCGGAAAGCCCCTCGACTGGGGGGAGCTGATTGAGCAGATGCTCAGCCTTGAGAACGCCAAGGAGATGCTGAAGGACCGCGAAAAGTTTATCGAGGCCGTCGAGGAGTTCGCCTTCAAGTGTCCCCACTGCGGTGAGGAGTTCTACGGCAAGTACCTGCCGAGGGAAGAAGCCGAGAAGGTCTTCGAGCTCCTCAACGAGTTTAAGGGTTCGATAGACTGGGAGAACAAGCGCGTCCGCCTCAGGCTGAACAGCCTCTTAGCTCTGGACAAGATGCTCGAGAACTGGGACAGGAAGATGAAGGGGTAA
- a CDS encoding tetratricopeptide repeat protein, producing MVSVESVKERLNAGDFKGALERARSLDDPLQRILALSLVMTEFPREEVLSEMLEAVEKVIGTYERAIAYSLVGRAFYILDREKGGSFYFERAVSLAKSLPSPRLRGEALAGIARNLVLADRYGDAYILFSEAVDEIQRARGLSSRALETLRRVARLIEKSADEIPNEKALAFYRLARDIYDSLFFKLQAKHLSDKIALIEDVLKHGRAVVTELIEKGDVERAIEVMRFLPLEDRAVEMLHLSYWLFLHERPYLARKVFNDALDLILVGKFQPRDGEILSIARKMLKIGRLEEPLILAGVIRDVGLSSELLGEVALAYSRKDPARARSIAEGIRDESVKRRVLNALEGGEDVGHEQGLPLTGGGEGDRALPEDG from the coding sequence GTGGTTTCTGTGGAATCGGTGAAGGAGAGGCTCAACGCCGGTGACTTCAAGGGCGCCCTTGAGCGGGCGAGGTCCTTAGACGACCCTCTGCAGAGGATTTTAGCGCTCAGCCTGGTCATGACAGAGTTCCCGCGCGAGGAGGTTCTCTCCGAGATGCTTGAAGCGGTTGAGAAGGTCATCGGCACCTACGAGAGGGCGATAGCATATTCGCTCGTCGGCAGAGCTTTTTACATCCTCGACCGCGAGAAGGGTGGTTCCTTCTACTTCGAGCGGGCGGTGAGCCTTGCGAAGTCCCTCCCATCGCCGAGGCTCAGGGGCGAGGCTTTGGCGGGAATCGCGAGGAACCTCGTTTTGGCTGACAGGTACGGCGATGCCTACATACTCTTCAGCGAGGCAGTTGATGAAATCCAGCGCGCGAGGGGGTTGAGTTCAAGGGCCCTTGAAACGCTCCGCCGGGTCGCGAGGCTCATCGAGAAGAGCGCCGATGAGATTCCCAACGAGAAGGCTCTGGCCTTTTACCGACTCGCCCGCGACATCTACGACTCCCTCTTCTTCAAGCTCCAGGCCAAACACCTCTCAGACAAGATTGCGCTCATCGAAGACGTTCTCAAGCATGGCAGGGCCGTTGTCACCGAGCTGATAGAGAAAGGCGACGTCGAGAGGGCCATCGAGGTGATGCGCTTCCTCCCGCTGGAGGACAGGGCAGTTGAGATGCTCCACCTGAGCTACTGGCTCTTCCTCCACGAGAGGCCCTACCTTGCGAGAAAGGTCTTCAACGATGCCCTCGACCTGATTCTCGTCGGAAAGTTCCAGCCGAGGGACGGCGAGATTCTCTCGATAGCCAGGAAGATGCTCAAAATCGGCCGTCTCGAGGAGCCCCTAATCCTGGCCGGCGTCATCAGGGACGTGGGGCTGTCATCGGAACTCCTCGGCGAAGTTGCACTCGCCTACTCCCGGAAGGACCCGGCGAGGGCGCGCTCGATAGCCGAGGGGATAAGGGACGAAAGCGTTAAGAGACGGGTTTTGAATGCCCTCGAGGGTGGTGAAGATGTGGGACACGAGCAAGGACTACCGCTTACTGGTGGCGGAGAAGGCGATAGAGCTCTTCCTGAAGACGGTTGA
- a CDS encoding tRNA-binding protein, whose product MWDTSKDYRLLVAEKAIELFLKTVEGAKFKGHWDKKKAIKLGKEMLPEIQAMRYSYIEPNELIETPQMKALKEKALGIIEALGGEDWHHKFISNASKDEREKVEEQVAKIRFFLNTILGLDRRLALGKINDPVIAVDIKVSEVMSVAKHPNADRLLVTNVNIGDRAITVVTNDLTVKEGNRVAVALLPPANFRGIVSEGMFLGAGEGVLKDVKGEIGGLPKGIPLEALNETRNMVEAFLKG is encoded by the coding sequence ATGTGGGACACGAGCAAGGACTACCGCTTACTGGTGGCGGAGAAGGCGATAGAGCTCTTCCTGAAGACGGTTGAAGGGGCGAAGTTCAAGGGTCACTGGGACAAGAAGAAGGCGATAAAGCTCGGCAAGGAGATGCTTCCCGAGATACAGGCGATGCGCTACAGCTACATAGAGCCGAACGAGCTAATCGAGACCCCCCAGATGAAGGCCCTGAAGGAGAAGGCCCTCGGAATAATCGAGGCCCTTGGCGGAGAGGACTGGCACCACAAGTTCATAAGCAACGCCTCAAAGGACGAGCGCGAGAAGGTTGAGGAACAGGTTGCTAAGATTCGCTTCTTCCTGAACACGATACTCGGCCTCGACAGGCGCCTCGCCCTCGGCAAGATAAACGACCCGGTTATAGCGGTCGACATCAAGGTCAGCGAGGTGATGAGCGTCGCCAAGCACCCCAACGCCGACAGGCTTTTGGTTACGAACGTCAACATCGGCGACAGGGCAATAACGGTCGTCACCAACGACTTAACGGTTAAGGAAGGAAACCGCGTGGCGGTCGCGTTGCTCCCGCCGGCCAACTTCAGGGGAATAGTTAGTGAGGGCATGTTCCTCGGCGCTGGAGAGGGCGTTCTCAAGGACGTCAAGGGCGAAATCGGCGGTCTGCCGAAGGGTATCCCCTTGGAGGCGCTCAACGAGACGAGGAACATGGTTGAGGCGTTTTTGAAGGGGTAA
- a CDS encoding aldehyde ferredoxin oxidoreductase family protein → MYGYKNRIARVNLTEGKVTYEELPDEMIRKFVGGKGLGYYLIYREVPPGTDPLSPANKFVFATGGLTGLIPGSSKVIAVSKSPETRLISDSSGGDAFGPKLKGHFDAIIIEGKAEEPVYLYVHDGEVEIRDAKHLWGKGNYEVAKELWKEHPKASMAMIGPAGERLSRIANVIYDTERASGRGGLGAVLGSKKVKAVVVEPGEKPPVASPEEFQKLWQEFYEHFATDPKYEHLRNYGTSDGVRSSASLGMSPAYNFSRPYIPEELAERLSGDEVKKYEVEPEWFVHGKSCPIKCARYVEVEYKGRKIRVKPEYESIAMLGAATGVFNFPAVAYFNWLVNNLGLDSIATGATIGWFFELVERGLISEEEIGFPVKGFGDEEAEEKLIKLIAERKGIGAILADGVKRACERLGRGCEFAVHVKGMESPAWDPRGRRTYALSYATADVGASHLRGWPRPHQLPNQGPAKELVPSLIEGRDESYITDMLGTCKFVSYKMEDLAKFYSLATGEEWTVERLRKVAQAVESIARIHDALDWVTPPLDDTIPPRWWEPEPDGPAKGNKAFIDYNDFLEARREFYRLRGWHEELGVPLPETMEELGYPEFKEDAERALEVVKKRMGME, encoded by the coding sequence ATGTACGGATACAAGAACCGGATAGCGAGGGTGAACCTGACCGAGGGAAAGGTCACCTACGAGGAACTGCCCGACGAGATGATAAGGAAGTTCGTCGGCGGAAAGGGCCTCGGCTACTACCTGATTTACCGGGAGGTTCCGCCGGGAACCGACCCGCTCAGCCCGGCCAACAAGTTCGTCTTCGCCACCGGTGGATTAACCGGCCTGATTCCGGGTTCGAGCAAGGTCATAGCCGTTAGCAAGAGCCCCGAGACGAGACTAATCAGCGATTCAAGCGGTGGAGACGCCTTCGGACCCAAGCTCAAGGGACACTTCGATGCGATAATCATCGAGGGGAAGGCGGAAGAGCCAGTTTACCTGTACGTCCACGATGGAGAAGTCGAAATCAGGGATGCAAAGCACCTCTGGGGCAAGGGCAACTATGAGGTTGCCAAAGAACTCTGGAAGGAGCACCCGAAGGCCAGCATGGCGATGATTGGCCCGGCCGGCGAGAGGCTCAGCAGGATTGCCAACGTGATTTACGACACCGAGCGCGCGAGCGGAAGGGGCGGTCTCGGAGCAGTCCTCGGGAGCAAGAAGGTTAAAGCCGTTGTAGTTGAGCCCGGGGAGAAGCCACCGGTTGCCAGCCCTGAGGAGTTCCAGAAACTGTGGCAGGAGTTCTACGAGCACTTTGCGACCGACCCGAAGTACGAGCACCTGAGGAACTACGGGACGAGCGACGGAGTTAGGAGTTCCGCCTCGCTCGGAATGAGCCCGGCCTACAACTTCTCAAGGCCATACATTCCGGAGGAGCTGGCGGAGAGGCTGAGCGGGGACGAGGTCAAGAAGTACGAGGTGGAGCCGGAGTGGTTCGTCCACGGCAAGAGCTGTCCGATTAAGTGCGCCAGGTATGTAGAGGTCGAATACAAGGGCAGGAAAATCCGCGTAAAGCCCGAGTACGAGAGCATCGCAATGCTTGGAGCGGCGACCGGAGTGTTCAACTTTCCAGCGGTGGCCTACTTCAACTGGCTCGTCAACAACCTCGGCCTCGACAGCATAGCGACGGGAGCGACGATAGGCTGGTTCTTCGAGCTGGTCGAGAGGGGTCTCATAAGCGAGGAAGAGATAGGCTTCCCTGTCAAGGGCTTCGGCGACGAGGAAGCCGAGGAAAAGCTCATCAAGCTGATAGCCGAGAGGAAGGGCATCGGAGCGATTCTTGCCGATGGCGTAAAGAGGGCCTGCGAGAGGCTCGGTAGGGGTTGCGAGTTCGCGGTGCACGTGAAGGGCATGGAAAGTCCAGCCTGGGACCCGCGCGGAAGGAGAACCTACGCGCTCAGCTACGCCACCGCCGACGTTGGGGCGTCTCACCTGAGGGGCTGGCCGAGACCGCATCAGCTACCGAACCAGGGGCCGGCGAAGGAACTCGTGCCTTCGCTCATAGAGGGCAGGGACGAGAGCTACATCACCGACATGCTCGGAACGTGCAAGTTCGTGTCCTACAAGATGGAGGACCTTGCCAAGTTCTACTCGCTCGCAACCGGGGAGGAGTGGACGGTCGAAAGGCTCAGGAAGGTAGCTCAGGCGGTAGAGAGCATAGCCAGAATCCACGACGCCCTCGACTGGGTGACGCCTCCGCTCGACGATACGATTCCCCCGCGCTGGTGGGAGCCGGAGCCGGACGGGCCGGCCAAGGGCAACAAGGCCTTCATCGACTACAACGACTTCCTTGAGGCGAGGAGAGAGTTCTACAGGCTTAGGGGCTGGCACGAGGAGCTCGGCGTTCCGTTGCCGGAGACGATGGAGGAGCTCGGCTATCCTGAGTTCAAGGAAGACGCGGAGCGGGCTTTGGAAGTTGTGAAGAAGAGAATGGGCATGGAGTGA